A genomic segment from Fusarium fujikuroi IMI 58289 draft genome, chromosome FFUJ_chr04 encodes:
- a CDS encoding related to BolA domain protein yields the protein MSQITDESLREAIKQRLEATHVEVTDMSGGCGQAFNSVIVSPQFQGLNSLKRHRLVNAALKDEIAIIHAWTAKCQTPEEYAKTSAANDTAQA from the exons ATGTCGCAAATCACAGACGAGTCTCTACGTGAGGCCATCAAGCAGCGCCTCGAGGCTACTCACGTTGAAGTCACAGACATGTCGG GCGGCTGTGGTCAAGCCTTCAACTCTGTCATCGTCTCTCCTCAGTTCCAGGGCCTCAACTCTCTCAAGCGCCACCGCCTCGTCAACGCCGCCCTCAAGGATGAAATCGCCATTATCCACGCCTGGACCGCCAAGTGCCAGACACCCGAGGAGTACGCAAAGACGAGCGCAGCCAATGATACCGCGCAAGCTTAG
- a CDS encoding related to beta-adaptin produces MAVNRIRGAFAVPRKGETFELRAGLVSQYAYERKESIQKTIMAMTLGKDVSALFPDVLKNIATGDLDQKKLVYLYLMNYAKSHPDLCILAVNTFVQDSEDPNPLIRALAIRTMGCIRVDKMVDYMEEPLRKTLRDESPYVRKTAAICVAKLFDLNPQMCIENGFLEALQELIGDPNPMVVANSVTALSEITETAPETRALIVTPVTLKKLLMALNECTEWGRVTILTTLANYSASDQKESEHICERVAPQFQHVNPSVVLAAVKVVFIHMKALNPELVRSYLKKMAPPLVTLVASQPEVQYVALRNIDLLLQAKPDILSKEMRVFFCKYTDPPYVKLQKLEIMVRIANEHNYEQLLAELKEYALEVDMDFVRRAVKAIGQVAIKIENAAEKCVAALEDLISTKVNYVVQEVIVVIKDILRKYPGYEGVIPTLCKHIDELDEPTARGSLIWIVGEYAEKISNADEILESFVESFMEEFTQTQLQILTAVVKLFLKKPGSNQGLVQKVLQAATAENDNPDIRDRAYVYWRLLSSDPEVAKNIVLSQKPTITTTMTSLPPALLEQLLTELSTLASVYHKPPESFVGKGRFGADEIQRAAIQEQRQNAAENPIAASVAAASSNGSGGAPQNNIENLLDIDFDGAAPASQEQNSASATPDRVASPSAGAPSGAMADMMSMFDAPAQASGAPAPAAGPSNNMNDLMNGFEGLNFGGSSAGEPLPAAMQLQQAQGGAPQQPKKDSEDLLGLL; encoded by the exons GGTAAATCGCATTCGCGGCGCCTTTGCCGTGCCTCGAAAGGGCGAAACCTTTGAGCTCCGCGCTGGCTTGGTTTCTCAGTATGCATACGAGCGCAAGGAGTCGATTCAGAagaccatcatggccatgacgTTGGGCAAGGATGTGTCGGCACTCTTCCCAGATGTGCTCAAGAACATTGCGACCGGCGACCTTgatcagaagaagcttgtaTACCTCTACCTGAT GAACTACGCGAAATCGCATCCCGACCTTTGCATTCTCGCCGTTAATACATTTGTTCAAGACTCCGAAGACCCAAATCCGCTGATACGAGCACTGGCAATCCGAACAATGGGATGCATCAGAGTGGACAAAATGGTGGACTATATGGAAGAGCCCCTGAGAAAGACGCTGCGGGACGAATCACCGTACGTGCGCAAGACAGCTGCCATTTGCGTCGCCAAACTCTTCGACCTCAACCCTCAGATGTGCATCGAGAACGGCTTCCTGGAGGCCCTTCAGGAGTTGATTGGCGATCCCAACCCCATGGTCGTCGCCAACTCAGTGACCGCTTTGTCTGAGATCACCGAGACGGCGCCCGAAACGAGGGCACTGATTGTGACGCCTGTGACGCTGAAGAAGTTGCTTATGGCCCTTAACGAGTGTACCGAATGGGGAAGAGTCACTATCCTGACAACCCTGGCCAACTACTCTGCGTCAGATCAGAAGGAGTCGGAGCACATCTGTGAGCGTGTTGCACCTCAGTTCCAGCATGTTAACCCTAGTGTGgttcttgctgctgtcaaGGTTGTTTTCATTCACATGAAGGCTCTCAACCCTGAGCTCGTGAGATCATACCTCAAGAAAATGGCTCCTCCCTTGG TTACCTTGGTTGCTTCTCAGCCTGAGGTCCAATACGTCGCTCTGCGAAACATTGATCTCCTGCTCCAGGCTAAGCCAGATATTCTGAGCAAGGAGATGCGCGTCTTCTTCTGCAAATACACTGACCCTCCCTATGTTAAGCTTCAAAAGTTGGAAATTATGGTTAGGATAGCCAACGAGCATAACTACGAACAGCTTCTCGCCGAGTTGAAGGAGTATGCTCTTGAAGTTGATATGGATTTCGTCCGAAGAGCCGTTAAAGCAATTGGCCAAGTAGCCATCAAGATTGAGAATGCCGCCGAGAAGTGCGTTGCGGCCCTCGAGGATCTCATCTCTACCAAGGTCAACTACGTTGTCCAGGAGGTGATTGTCGTTATCAAGGATATTCTGCGAAAGTACCCTGGCTACGAGGGCGTTATTCCTACACTTTGCAAGCATAttgatgagttggatgaGCCCACTGCCCGCGGATCTCTCATCTGGATTGTTGGAGAAtatgctgagaagatcagcAATGCAGACGAGATCTTGGAGAGTTTCGTTGAGTCCTTTATGGAAGAGTTCACGCAA ACGCAACTGCAAATATTGACAGCGGTGGTGAAGCTGTTCTTGAAGAAGCCTGGAAGCAACCAGGGCCTTGTTCAAAAGGTTCTTCAAGCAGCGACAGCGGAGAACGATAACCCCGATATCCGCGACAGGGCATATGTCTACTGGcgtcttctctcctctgaTCCCGAAGTTGCTAAA AACATTGTTCTATCTCAAAAGCCCACGATCACGACAACCATGACAAGCCTTCCTCCGGCTCTTCTGGAGCAACTCCTCACTGAACTCTCCACTCTCGCTTCTGTCTACCATAAGCCTCCTGAGTCGTTCGTGGGTAAGGGTCGTTTCGGCGCCGATGAGATCCAGCGAGCAGCTATCCAAGAACAGCGACAAAACGCTGCCGAGAACCCTATCGCTGCTTCAGTCGCTGCCGCCTCGTCCAACGGATCTGGCGGTGCTCCTCAAAACAACATTGAGAATTTGTTGGATATCGACTTTGATGGCGCCGCGCCTGCATCTCAGGAGCAGAACAGTGCTTCAGCAACTCCCGACAGAGTGGCCAGCCCATCTGCTGGTGCGCCTTCAGGTGCCATGGCTGATATGATGAGCATGTTTGATGCGCCGGCgcaagcttctggagctCCTGCACCTGCTGCAGGTCCCAGCAACAACATGAACGACTTGATGAACGGTTTCGAAGGATTGAACTTTGGTGGCTCGTCAGCAGGCGAGCCCCTACCAGCAGCAATGCAGCTACAACAAGCCCAAGGCGGAGCTCCTCAacagcccaagaaggacaGTGAAGACTTGCTAGGTCTTTTGTAG
- a CDS encoding related to Ngg1p-interacting factor 3 — MADNGAWGAWQVESSTFTKAVVASMQKLYPEQIADKSWDNVGLLVGNSENDDKKTKKVLVTNDLTYQVAVDAIEQDVSVIVSYHPFIFGGLKSITNRDPQQATLLRLAKAGIAVYCPHTAVDAAPEGLNTWLADIVSGPHQSRRSVAIPCSSAPPSHSGAGYGAIGRFDNAVSLSEIILRLAEKLGGLKHVMVASPVGADVKTTKISSFGVCAGSGYDVLKKAEVDLLVTGETSHHSALRAIQQGQTLVQVFHSNSERGYLQEVLKPKLEAAIKENVPEVEVVVSKYDKDPFTILDVNDLK; from the exons ATGGCCGACAACGGTGCTTGGGGCGCCTGGCAGGTTGAATCTTCAACCTTCACAAAGGCAGTAGTTGCATCTATGCAGAAGCTTTACCCCGAGCAAATCGCAGACAAAAGCTGGGACAACGTCGGGCTCTTGGTAGGAAACTCAGAAaatgatgacaagaagacaaagaaggtCTTGGTGACCAATGACCTGACCTACCAAGTCGCCGTCGATGCTATTGAGCAGGATGTTAGTGTCATTGTTAGCTATC ATCCCTTCATATTCGGAGGCCTCAagtccatcaccaacagagATCCTCAGCAAGCTACTCTCCTACGCCTTGCCAAGGCTGGTATTGCTGTCTACTGCCCTCACACTGCAGTCGATGCCGCTCCCGAAGGACTCAACACTTGGCTTGCAGATATCGTTTCTGGCCCTCACCAAAGCCGACGCTCTGTCGCAATCCCCTGTAGCTCTGCTCCCCCCAGTCACTCTGGCGCAGGCTACGGTGCCATCGGCCGCTTCGACAATGCCGTTTCTCTCTCCGAGATCATTCTTCGTCTAGCTGAGAAGCTCGGAGGCCTCAAGCATGTTATGGTAGCAAGTCCTGTTGGTGCTGATGTCAAGACTACCAAGATTAGCAGCTTTGGTGTTTGCGCGGGTAGCGGGTATGATGTgctcaagaaggctgaggttgatcTTTTGGTGACTGGCGAGACCAGCCATCACTCAGCTTTGAGAGCTATTCAGCAGGGACAAACGCTTGTCCAAGTCTTTCACAGCAATTCTGAAAGAGGATATCTTCAGGAAGTGCTCAAACCCAAGTTAGAGGCTGCTATCAAGGAGAATGTTCCCGAGGTGGAGGTTGTGGTGAGCAAGTACGACAAGGATCCTTTTACAATCTTGGATGTCAATGATCTCAAATAG